From Thermoanaerobaculia bacterium, the proteins below share one genomic window:
- a CDS encoding NAD(+)/NADH kinase, which yields MDPFRVVGIIAKYSDPKAIRTAENLAGHLAERGRRVLIDQRSVTTPPPGVERFPMADLAINSDLVIVLGGDGTLLYATRHIPSPVPIMGINMGRLGFLTEFSSDTLLNSLDTVLNGVYHREVRHKLAVTLRIEGQEDETHHILNDAVITKSALARIIDLTIDVDGTFFTNLRADGLILSTPTGSTAYNLAAGGPIVEPTLPATIMTPICPHTLTQRPVVLPMDRPVTVRLLTEREEVYLTLDGQVGFPFLSGSSISVRLSNEFLTLLTPEHHNYSDVLRKKLSWGES from the coding sequence ATGGATCCGTTCAGGGTCGTAGGTATTATTGCAAAGTACAGTGATCCCAAAGCCATACGGACGGCTGAGAACCTTGCAGGTCACCTTGCCGAGCGAGGCAGAAGGGTTCTGATCGACCAAAGATCGGTAACGACACCGCCCCCGGGAGTCGAGCGGTTTCCGATGGCGGATCTGGCGATCAACAGTGATCTGGTTATCGTACTGGGCGGCGATGGTACGTTACTTTACGCCACCCGCCACATACCCAGCCCTGTACCCATTATGGGCATCAACATGGGTCGTCTTGGCTTTCTGACAGAATTCTCTTCCGACACCCTGTTGAACTCCCTGGATACAGTGCTGAATGGGGTATACCACCGTGAAGTCCGGCACAAACTGGCAGTTACTCTTCGTATCGAAGGACAGGAGGATGAGACCCACCACATTCTCAACGATGCGGTCATCACAAAGAGCGCCCTGGCCCGGATTATCGACCTGACGATCGACGTGGACGGCACATTTTTCACCAATCTTCGAGCCGACGGGCTGATATTATCCACCCCGACCGGCTCCACTGCGTATAACCTTGCCGCCGGAGGACCCATCGTTGAACCGACGCTCCCCGCGACAATCATGACTCCGATCTGCCCGCATACGCTCACGCAGAGACCGGTGGTTCTCCCGATGGACCGACCCGTAACTGTTCGGCTCCTGACAGAAAGGGAAGAGGTCTACCTCACCCTGGACGGGCAGGTGGGTTTTCCCTTTCTCAGCGGTTCTTCCATTTCCGTCAGGCTCTCCAATGAATTTCTCACCCTGCTCACTCCGGAGCACCATAACTACTCCGACGTGCTGCGAAAAAAACTTTCCTGGGGTGAGAGTTGA
- a CDS encoding MTH1187 family thiamine-binding protein, producing the protein MILAEFSMTPLDKGESVSTYVARSLDIIDRSGLPYRLGPMGTCVEGSWDEVFGVIRDCFNRMQEDCGRISISMKVDFRKGKSGRLDSKIKTVESKVGRSLKT; encoded by the coding sequence ATGATCCTTGCTGAATTTTCCATGACACCGCTGGACAAAGGTGAAAGCGTGAGTACCTACGTAGCCCGATCCCTCGATATTATCGATCGTTCCGGGTTGCCCTACCGCCTTGGTCCCATGGGAACCTGTGTGGAGGGGTCCTGGGACGAAGTGTTCGGGGTTATCCGAGACTGTTTCAATCGAATGCAGGAAGACTGTGGAAGAATCTCCATTTCCATGAAAGTGGACTTTCGAAAGGGAAAGAGCGGACGGCTGGACAGCAAGATCAAGACCGTTGAATCAAAGGTGGGCCGTTCATTAAAGACATAA
- a CDS encoding GatB/YqeY domain-containing protein produces the protein MLDILQTHMKEAMKAREAERLSTIRMLIAALKNERIAKMADLDEDEIVAVLSRELKRRYEASEQFRKGGRVDMAEKEEREAEIIKRYLPQPLTDGELKEIVQLAIVETKAESMKEMGKVMKEVMGKVKGRADGKRVQEAVRTLLGG, from the coding sequence ATGCTGGACATTCTTCAAACCCACATGAAAGAGGCCATGAAGGCCAGAGAGGCCGAGAGGCTGTCCACGATCCGCATGCTGATTGCCGCCCTGAAGAATGAGCGGATTGCAAAGATGGCGGATCTCGATGAAGATGAAATCGTTGCCGTTCTGTCCCGTGAACTCAAGAGACGATACGAGGCTTCCGAACAGTTTCGCAAGGGAGGCAGGGTCGATATGGCGGAGAAGGAAGAGCGGGAAGCAGAAATCATCAAAAGATATTTGCCCCAACCCCTGACCGACGGGGAACTGAAAGAGATCGTTCAACTTGCCATTGTGGAAACAAAGGCCGAATCAATGAAGGAAATGGGAAAGGTGATGAAGGAAGTCATGGGGAAGGTGAAGGGCAGAGCGGATGGGAAGCGGGTTCAGGAGGCTGTCCGTACTCTTCTGGGCGGATAA
- a CDS encoding DUF1858 domain-containing protein, which translates to MHQNEIRADMLVEEVVSQFPATVPVFMDHGLPCIVCGEPVWGTIEENARRYDIDLETLVKALQEAVSK; encoded by the coding sequence ATGCATCAGAATGAAATTCGCGCCGATATGCTTGTCGAAGAAGTGGTCAGCCAATTTCCGGCCACCGTTCCCGTATTCATGGACCACGGCCTTCCGTGCATCGTGTGCGGAGAACCGGTCTGGGGAACGATAGAAGAAAATGCCCGCAGGTACGACATCGACCTGGAGACCCTGGTGAAGGCCCTCCAGGAGGCAGTTTCGAAATAG